In Sphingomonas sp., a single window of DNA contains:
- a CDS encoding VOC family protein gives MPMFRKIAALGLIAASMIGAAPPEAGRPPITGISHLAVYATDLAASDHFYRVVLGARKGADPEDPTGVRYYFSPRQFVEVLPAPKDPGPSMLAHVGYVTADADKLRTWLTARGVRDLTPVQRGQGGDQWFGGRDPEGNQVQFVQPGSSAIAAEKGAISGRIIHVGHAVHDRAKEDGFYRTLLGFRPYWFGAFHPDKVDWVSQQLPDGRDWLEYMMVGEGSDVTPHKVDARQLGVLNHLSLGVVNMQAAVTTLYRENRLSPRHDGPQMGLDGKWQANFYDPDGTRVELMEFNAATKPCCSPFTAQDPEP, from the coding sequence ATGCCGATGTTCCGCAAGATTGCCGCGCTCGGGCTGATCGCCGCGTCGATGATCGGCGCCGCACCGCCGGAGGCCGGGCGGCCGCCGATCACCGGCATCTCGCATCTCGCCGTCTATGCGACCGACTTGGCAGCGAGCGATCATTTCTACCGGGTGGTGCTCGGCGCGCGGAAGGGCGCCGACCCGGAGGACCCGACGGGCGTCCGCTACTATTTCAGCCCGCGCCAGTTCGTCGAGGTGCTGCCCGCCCCCAAGGATCCTGGCCCGAGCATGCTTGCCCATGTCGGCTACGTCACCGCCGATGCCGACAAGCTGCGCACCTGGCTTACCGCGCGCGGTGTCCGTGACCTGACCCCGGTGCAGCGCGGGCAGGGCGGCGACCAATGGTTCGGCGGGCGCGACCCCGAGGGCAACCAGGTCCAGTTCGTCCAGCCCGGCAGCAGCGCCATCGCGGCGGAGAAGGGCGCGATCAGCGGCCGGATTATCCATGTCGGCCATGCGGTGCACGATCGCGCGAAGGAGGACGGCTTTTACCGCACCTTGCTAGGCTTCCGCCCCTATTGGTTCGGCGCCTTCCACCCAGACAAGGTGGATTGGGTGTCGCAGCAGCTTCCCGATGGTCGCGACTGGCTTGAATATATGATGGTGGGCGAAGGATCGGACGTTACACCCCACAAGGTCGACGCGCGGCAGCTTGGCGTGCTCAACCATCTCTCACTTGGTGTCGTGAACATGCAGGCAGCGGTAACCACGCTGTATCGCGAGAATCGGCTGAGCCCGCGGCATGACGGCCCGCAAATGGGCTTGGATGGCAAGTGGCAGGCAAACTTCTACGATCCTGATGGCACGCGGGTGGAACTGATGGAGTTCAACGCCGCGACCAAGCCGTGCTGCTCGCCGTTCACTGCCCAAGACCCGGAACCCTGA
- a CDS encoding SRPBCC domain-containing protein, translating to MGLSMHDAATSRTKVERTSDVDMVVQRSFDAPAHLVFRAWSDAELFRRWWVPASAPVRLRTCEMEVRTGGSYRLEFGEDEGPVHAFFGRYVEVVPNEKIVWTNEESDDGALTTVTFEETDGKTLVTYHDRHGSKESLDEAFEGMEGGIAEQFEQLAAVLAE from the coding sequence ATGGGCCTGAGCATGCATGACGCCGCGACGTCGCGGACCAAGGTGGAGCGGACTTCGGACGTGGACATGGTGGTCCAGCGAAGCTTCGACGCCCCCGCCCACCTTGTCTTCCGGGCCTGGAGCGACGCCGAGCTGTTCCGCCGCTGGTGGGTACCCGCCTCGGCGCCCGTGCGCTTGCGGACCTGCGAGATGGAGGTGCGCACCGGCGGCAGCTACCGGCTCGAATTCGGCGAGGACGAGGGGCCGGTGCATGCCTTTTTTGGCCGCTATGTCGAGGTTGTGCCGAACGAGAAGATCGTCTGGACCAACGAGGAAAGCGACGACGGTGCGCTGACCACGGTCACCTTCGAGGAGACCGACGGCAAGACGCTGGTGACCTATCATGACCGCCACGGCTCGAAGGAGTCGCTCGACGAAGCCTTCGAGGGGATGGAAGGCGGCATCGCCGAGCAGTTCGAGCAGCTGGCGGCGGTGCTGGCGGAATAA
- a CDS encoding carbohydrate porin: MKRGSWRAGRGPLLAIMAFGSAMPALAQQVDVGAPPPPADELNTPKPDATQEDAGSGPRADTQRRARSHALHPRDPSPSSLAGDTQSSPPPGLIGDWQEIRTRMGERGIGLSARYASETAYNFTGGDRNLVAETGQFDVGALLDLDKLVGWSGAALQGTVTWRRGIDLTTTAGLGALQQVQEVYGRGQTVRVTQLWLQQKLGDKVEVKLGRTNPGEDFAVFSCHFQNLSFCGAQPGNLVGDYWYNWPVSQWGANVHVDVAPGVYVQGGAYEVNPRNLESTFFIGHFKGATGVLVPAEIGWTRGGDKGNVGSYKLGGWVSTADGDDLVLDINRQPRAVTGLAPLQHSSRYGVFASVQQQLTGTSKDGRSLTGFSMFANVTFADRATSLTDNQVSVGLFYKGLAPSLPGDVIGLAVARTNVNGRIDTADRLAGKPARDAEYAAELYYSVSPTEWLVVQPNVQWIHQPGGVKNAKDVGVLGLKFALTL; encoded by the coding sequence ATGAAGCGTGGGAGTTGGCGCGCGGGGCGGGGGCCCCTGCTCGCGATCATGGCGTTCGGCTCGGCAATGCCCGCCTTGGCGCAACAAGTGGACGTCGGCGCGCCGCCGCCGCCGGCAGACGAGCTGAACACGCCCAAGCCCGATGCGACGCAGGAGGATGCCGGTTCCGGTCCGCGCGCCGATACCCAACGCCGCGCGCGCAGCCATGCGCTACATCCTCGCGACCCCTCGCCGTCGTCGCTTGCCGGCGACACCCAGAGCTCGCCGCCGCCGGGACTGATCGGCGACTGGCAGGAAATCCGCACCCGCATGGGCGAGCGCGGGATCGGCCTGTCGGCGCGCTATGCGTCGGAGACCGCCTATAATTTCACTGGCGGCGATCGCAATCTGGTGGCCGAGACAGGCCAGTTCGACGTCGGCGCGCTGCTCGATCTCGACAAGCTGGTCGGCTGGAGCGGGGCGGCGCTGCAGGGCACCGTCACCTGGCGGCGCGGCATCGATCTCACCACCACCGCCGGCCTCGGCGCGCTGCAGCAGGTGCAGGAAGTCTATGGCCGCGGGCAGACGGTGCGCGTGACCCAGCTCTGGCTCCAGCAAAAGCTGGGCGACAAGGTGGAAGTGAAGCTGGGGCGCACCAATCCCGGCGAGGATTTCGCCGTCTTCTCCTGCCATTTCCAGAATCTGAGCTTCTGCGGGGCGCAGCCGGGCAATCTCGTCGGCGACTATTGGTACAATTGGCCGGTCAGCCAATGGGGCGCCAACGTCCATGTCGACGTGGCACCAGGCGTCTATGTTCAGGGCGGCGCCTATGAAGTCAACCCGCGCAACCTGGAGAGCACCTTCTTCATCGGCCATTTCAAGGGCGCGACCGGCGTGCTGGTGCCCGCCGAGATCGGTTGGACGCGTGGCGGCGACAAGGGAAATGTCGGTTCGTACAAGCTGGGCGGCTGGGTTTCGACCGCGGACGGCGACGATCTGGTGCTCGACATCAACCGCCAGCCGCGCGCGGTGACGGGGCTTGCGCCGCTCCAGCATTCGAGCCGCTATGGCGTGTTCGCCAGCGTCCAGCAGCAGTTGACCGGAACCTCGAAGGACGGGCGCTCGCTGACCGGCTTCAGCATGTTCGCCAACGTCACCTTCGCCGATCGCGCAACGTCGCTGACCGACAATCAGGTGTCGGTGGGGCTATTCTACAAGGGTCTCGCGCCGAGCCTGCCGGGCGACGTGATCGGGCTCGCGGTCGCGCGGACCAATGTGAACGGGCGGATCGATACGGCGGATCGCCTGGCGGGCAAGCCGGCGCGCGACGCCGAATATGCGGCCGAGCTCTACTACAGCGTCTCGCCGACCGAATGGCTGGTGGTGCAGCCCAACGTCCAGTGGATCCACCAGCCGGGTGGGGTGAAGAACGCCAAGGATGTCGGCGTGCTGGGGTTGAAGTTCGCGCTGACGTTGTGA
- a CDS encoding MFS transporter, translated as MAAVDGITMNSTQPVSGVLTGRLSALMFMQFFVWGAWNVTLGLVMQTVGVGSLIANAFSVGPIASIVGSFLLGMAAARFLSPKMLMVVLHLIGGVLLFVLPRLLTPEHGASFVWLLLGYMILYMPTVGLANTIALKSFGERVDRFPFVRAFGTLGWIVAGLIIGWAGLSASPHIFEVAGVVSLALGLYSITLPNVQPDAPQGKSLVAEVFCTEAFGLMRNRSFLIFILCATLISIPLAMYYAYASPYVGAAGIENVGGTLAIGQMSELVFMFSMPFLYRRFGVKPLLLVGMVAWALRYALFAIGDGGAGIWAIYLGVALHGVCYDFFFVAGAIYTGTIATPKGVNAQAQGMLTLFTYGVGMLLGSQIGGLLYAQLPANATVADWHHLWWYPAIAAAVIALLFQFTFKNNRNEVQA; from the coding sequence ATGGCCGCTGTCGACGGGATCACCATGAACAGCACGCAGCCGGTATCGGGCGTCCTCACGGGGCGGCTCAGTGCCTTGATGTTCATGCAGTTCTTCGTCTGGGGTGCATGGAATGTCACGCTCGGTCTGGTAATGCAGACCGTGGGCGTCGGCAGCCTGATCGCCAATGCGTTCTCGGTCGGGCCGATCGCCTCGATCGTCGGCTCCTTCCTGCTCGGTATGGCGGCGGCGCGGTTCCTCAGCCCCAAGATGCTGATGGTGGTGCTCCACCTGATCGGCGGCGTGCTGCTCTTCGTCCTGCCCAGGCTGCTCACCCCCGAGCATGGCGCCAGCTTCGTCTGGCTGCTGCTCGGCTACATGATCCTCTACATGCCGACCGTGGGCCTGGCGAACACGATCGCGCTCAAGAGCTTCGGCGAGCGCGTCGATCGCTTCCCCTTCGTCCGCGCCTTCGGCACGCTCGGCTGGATCGTCGCGGGGCTGATCATCGGCTGGGCCGGCCTCTCCGCCAGCCCGCACATCTTCGAAGTGGCGGGGGTCGTGTCGCTCGCGCTGGGCCTGTACAGCATCACTCTGCCCAATGTTCAGCCCGATGCGCCGCAGGGCAAGAGCCTGGTCGCCGAGGTGTTCTGCACCGAAGCCTTCGGGCTGATGCGCAACCGCTCCTTCCTGATCTTCATCCTCTGCGCGACGCTGATCTCCATCCCGCTGGCGATGTATTATGCCTATGCCTCGCCCTATGTCGGCGCGGCGGGGATCGAGAATGTCGGCGGCACGCTGGCGATCGGGCAGATGTCCGAACTCGTCTTCATGTTCTCGATGCCGTTCCTCTATCGCCGCTTCGGGGTGAAGCCGCTGCTGCTCGTCGGCATGGTCGCCTGGGCGCTGCGCTACGCGCTGTTCGCAATCGGCGACGGCGGCGCGGGGATCTGGGCGATCTATCTCGGTGTCGCGCTGCACGGCGTGTGCTACGACTTCTTCTTCGTCGCCGGCGCCATCTACACCGGCACTATCGCGACCCCCAAGGGCGTCAACGCCCAGGCGCAGGGCATGCTGACGCTGTTCACCTACGGCGTGGGCATGCTGCTCGGTTCGCAGATCGGCGGCCTGCTCTATGCGCAGCTGCCGGCCAACGCGACCGTGGCCGACTGGCACCATCTCTGGTGGTATCCGGCGATCGCCGCCGCGGTGATCGCGCTGCTCTTCCAGTTCACCTTCAAGAACAACCGTAACGAGGTGCAGGCATGA
- a CDS encoding LacI family DNA-binding transcriptional regulator, with amino-acid sequence MATIIDVAAAAGVSTATVSRVLSQPGRVAEATRVRVLEVVEALDYRPNVAARTLRTLRAAKILLTVPDISNPFFASVIRGAEEAARDAGYAVVLGDTRHDPEVEDQYAEMLSRREVDGLVFLGHRLPASLEALVAREGASSPIVNGCEYSPEIGVPSVHIDNAAGSADAIEHLVALGHRDIGIITGPPISPISRDRLAGVLRASDRHGLKDRMQLREGDYGADSAHRAARALLAEGVTALFCFSDEMALGAISAVGAAGLSCPGDVSVIGFDDLPLARFFHPALTTIAQPKGMIGRRAVELLVGILRGTEPPERQLTLAHELIRRASTGPAPNPR; translated from the coding sequence ATGGCCACGATTATCGACGTCGCCGCGGCTGCTGGCGTTTCCACCGCCACGGTGTCGCGCGTGCTCAGCCAGCCGGGGCGGGTGGCGGAGGCGACGCGGGTGCGGGTACTGGAGGTGGTCGAGGCGCTCGACTATCGGCCCAATGTCGCCGCGCGAACGCTGCGCACGCTGCGCGCCGCCAAAATCTTGCTGACCGTGCCGGATATTTCCAACCCCTTCTTCGCCAGCGTCATCCGCGGCGCCGAGGAAGCGGCGCGCGATGCGGGCTATGCGGTGGTGCTGGGCGACACCCGGCACGATCCGGAGGTCGAGGACCAATATGCCGAGATGCTGTCGCGCCGCGAGGTCGATGGGCTGGTGTTTCTCGGCCACCGGCTGCCCGCCAGCCTCGAGGCGTTGGTCGCGCGGGAGGGGGCCTCGTCCCCGATCGTCAACGGCTGCGAGTACAGCCCGGAAATCGGCGTGCCGAGCGTGCATATCGACAATGCCGCCGGCAGCGCCGATGCGATCGAGCATCTGGTCGCGCTCGGCCACCGCGACATCGGCATCATCACCGGGCCGCCGATCAGTCCGATCAGCCGCGACCGCTTGGCGGGCGTGCTGCGCGCGTCCGATCGACATGGGCTCAAGGACCGGATGCAGCTCCGCGAGGGCGATTACGGCGCCGACTCCGCGCACCGGGCCGCCCGCGCGCTGCTCGCGGAAGGAGTCACCGCGCTATTCTGTTTCAGCGACGAGATGGCGCTGGGGGCGATCAGCGCGGTGGGAGCCGCGGGGCTGTCCTGCCCCGGCGACGTCTCGGTGATCGGCTTCGACGACTTGCCGCTCGCGCGCTTCTTCCATCCGGCGCTGACCACCATCGCCCAGCCCAAGGGGATGATCGGTCGTCGCGCGGTGGAGCTTCTGGTCGGCATCCTGCGCGGCACGGAGCCGCCCGAGCGGCAGCTGACGCTCGCCCATGAGCTGATCCGTCGCGCCAGCACGGGGCCTGCGCCGAACCCCCGGTGA